In one Cyclopterus lumpus isolate fCycLum1 chromosome 22, fCycLum1.pri, whole genome shotgun sequence genomic region, the following are encoded:
- the cfl2 gene encoding cofilin-2, with amino-acid sequence MASGVTVNDEVIRVFNDMKVRKSSSQDEVKKRKKAVLFCLSEDKKKIIVEEGKQILVGDIGETVEDPYACFVKLLPPNDCRYGLYDATYETKESKKEDLVFIFWAPENAPLKSKMIYASSKDAIKKKFTGIKHEWQVNGLDDIQDRAALAEKLGGNVVVSLEGKPL; translated from the exons ATG GCGTCAGGCGTGACCGTGAACGACGAGGTCATCAGGGTGTTCAACGACATGAAGGTGAGGAAGTCCTCGTCCCAGGacgaggtgaagaagaggaagaaggcgGTGCTGTTCTGCCTGAgtgaggacaagaagaagatcATCGTGGAGGAGGGGAAGCAGATCCTGGTGGGCGACATCGGGGAGACGGTGGAGGACCCCTACGCCTGCTTTGTTAAGCTCCTCCCCCCCAACGACTGCCGATACGGGCTGTACGACGCCACCTACGAGACCAAGGAGTCCAAGAAGGAGGACCTGGTCTTCATCTTCTG GGCTCCAGAGAACGCTCCCCTGAAGAGCAAGATGATCTACGCCAGCTCTAAAGACGCCATCAAGAAGAAGTTTACAG GTATCAAACACGAGTGGCAGGTGAACGGGCTGGATGACATCCAGGACCGCGCCGCGCTGGCGGAGAAGCTGGGTGGGAACGTGGTGGTGTCTTTGGAGGGCAAGCCGCTGTGA